The Glycine max cultivar Williams 82 chromosome 17, Glycine_max_v4.0, whole genome shotgun sequence genome contains the following window.
ctatttttatttatttattttgcttatAAATTGTCATTTGTTCTCTTTCTATTCTTGCATATAGAAGATTGAGAATTGAGAAATACGAATGTTTTCTTCCGAAAATTCAGTTGATCCATTAAAAACATGACAGCTGTCacccaatttatataaaaaatattgattaattttaaccattagaaTTTCTTTCTTATTCCAAATTTACCCTCTTTCTTCAGACAATCATATTTTGCAAAAGAAGCCACAGAATGGAAAATATACTTGAGTCATAGACGCCTTCTAACGTGCGTGAGTCATACAAGTCCTGTACGATGCAAAAGTTATCTTGACCGCCGGATACAAATGTTCCATAACACATGGGCGAGATTGTCGGATATATACTGTATCGGACGATCCCACGCGCATAGAGTATCCAATAGACAAAATAGTCTTTATGATAAGTCCATCCCCTTCTACCTAACCTTTAAGGTTTTAACAGCAACAAGAGAGATTGTACTAGAGTCGCACAGAAACCAccatatgtatttttattttttattaataaaaatagaacagaTGTGCTGCTAATCATTTCAATAAATGTTAAGaaaattcctacaaaataaagtaaatatttatttgagacattcatgcaaattttaatctattaacaattaattagatTCTTTAGCACTAGAAAATATGAATCAATCAATAACTTAATTAACTCAAATCATAATTCTTATGTTAAAATGAAGTGGTCActtaataagtaaaaaaaaatgaaaatattatatttataaacaatTAAGTAGAATTTTTATAATCTTCTAATATATGTTCttatttatcctaaaaaaaatgtaaaaacatataaataaatttgttaacaaatttcataaatattacaaaattttaaaacaataaattaaatattttcttgagtCAATCgtctaaatattaatttaatcacaACAAATGAATCAACCCGTTCGACCGTCTCACCCATCCATCGTCAAGTCTTCGCGCTCAAAATTCAACCCAGTCATACAATTATAATCCAAAACAACATCTTTCAATACATTTCGCAAACCAAAAATTCacctaaatataaaatttacaacCAAAACTAACACTAAAGAAATGCAAAATCACATAGAAATCTTCAAAAATAACATTAGAACCACGTTCGACTATAACACGCCTGGTAACGATGGCCACCGCCAAACTCGACACCCACTACAAGGGAAGTCAAAATCAAAGTTGATGGCTTCAGGGAATCGACATCCACGACAACGATAAttcaatttctattaaaatgttttttattttatttaatcttttcatataaaaattaaatgttttgatttaaaaataaacacatcaaaattaaaatttatcttttatattatgGGGTTTGGTCATTGGTGAGGAAATGGCTAGGCAGCGAGGCGATTACGCGAGAGGAAGATCATTTGGTGATGGTGGAACTTTGGTGTTACCGTCGATGGAGGCTTATGTGTCGTCGGTGTACTGTATGTGCTGTATGTGTATCGTGGGGTGTGGAGTATGGGTACAAGGAAGGGGTTTTGTTCACTGGTCAGTAGGAGGGATAAATTTGGAAagaagtttaatattaaaatgctaaattaaataattattttattataaatcattgACAAATGTCAAATTcctaagtttaaatttttaagataataacacaattataacaataataatattttaaaaatacaaaacctTAAAAAATAAACGAGACTCTAGTTAATTGTGTAAGTGACCATTATGCAACGAGAGATAATATTACTCCAATGAGTGAGAGTAttgattttcatttcaaattttccttttttagacATTGCAAAATAAGTTGACAATCAACATAAATTTaagagatgaaaaatatataaaatcattaagggcaaaaaaaattcctaatgTTAACTTCCTAGATACAAGAAAGTGACACTAATAAATTGATGACCTCATCCATGCTATCAGATTACTAATATGCATTCTTATAgcagaaacaacaaaaaaagtaataaataaatcatgcaTGTTATTATATAGATATCTTCCTCTACTTGTGGTTGCgattaataaatcaataaatatttcaaaatatttatgatacgttaaaaataaataaaaagttgattGGAAGAGTGCAAATAATAAGAGATTCACTCTAAAAACAATACATAAATTTTAGCCAACGGGTTAAATGGGTTGACTttcgttttaaaaaaattaaaaatataaaatttaactcattttttaaattgaaatgaaatttatattttaatgactCCAAGATGCCATCTTGTATGTCAATGATTAAATGGGTTCATTCtcgtttgaaaaaaaatcaaacttttaaaatctaaaatttaactcttttaaatagaaaaattaaaattaattgtcatttGGAGGAGAAAATGGTGATTTGAAGTGAGTGTGCCACACTTGATGTTAATAATTTGGGTGtgtaataaactaaaaaatatatatgtttgtgaTAAAAAAGAGATGTCACAAGaataatagaaatttaaatttttagtatgaaatatttgtgtaaaattgaaataaagtaaattatattttaatttgttttataaattctTTCTGCATTTGTTTTATTATCGTAAgtggatttatttttaaataagaatttgttaatttatgaaaaaattgtatattaatCCGGGGAATATAACTACAACTGATATATAGAAATATATATCTGTATATCCttttcaatgaaaaatttaaaaaaagaaactcttgTTCTATAGCTATCTGTGGGTGGCTATGGCTTCCATATCTTTGTCTTTTTGTTCTTCCATCGTCCCCTCTCGAATTCCCCACGACAAATCCAACAAAACCCACAGCCATCATAACCCTACTTTCCCTCTCATTCGCTTTGGCATTTCAGCTCCCGCCGTCAAAAAGCGACACTGGAAAAAAGGGGAGTTTCCTGCTACTTCCCAACCATCCTTCCCCAACGACACTAGGAGGAAGACCCCTCTTAAGAACCTCAAGAAGAAATTCGACAAAAAGAACGATGCCAAGGCATGGGTCAACACTGTCACCGAATCCTTATCCGAACGCATCCACAACAAACACTGGCTTCAGGCCCTCCAGgttcctctctctctcacttcACCCTTTTCACTATATCTATATGAAACCAATTTGAGGTCATTTTGGTTTCTTATCGGTTTTAGTTTGGTATCCCaagtttaaaaagttttaattttgccTCTTAAAGTGCTTCCGTTAGACCAAAATGGTCCTTTACGAATAACGTTAATTTTTCAATGTCTCACCAATTGACCAAATTGGTATGGTAAATTGATGGAAATATCAACTTTTGGTTTAATAAACACAATTTAAGAGAccaaaattaaatgtttaaaacaaaaaattcagaTGAcggactaaaattatattttagcatataataattatctctAAAGTCATACTTAGAAAATCTGATTGGTTGACGGTCTAAGAACTTTTAGTGCATGTGTCTATTGGTAAGAAATCTACTTAAATGCACAGGTATTTGATATGCTTAGAGAGCAAACCTTTTACCAACCCAAAGAAGGGACTTGCATGAAACTCATTGTGTTGCTTGGAAAATCTGGTCAACCCCACCGTGCCCATCAGCTTTTTACCACAATGATTGAAGAAGGTTTAGAACCTACTCCTGAACTGTACACAGCGTTGCTCGCTGCGTATTGCAGGAGCAACATGATTGATGAGGCGTTTTCAGTTCTTAATGAGATGAAGAAGCTTCCTCTTTGCCAGCCTGATGTTTTCACTTACAGTACCTTGATCAAAGTTTGTGTCGATGCTTTCAAATTTGATTTGGTTCAGTTGCTGTATGAAGAAATGGCTGAAAGGTCTATCACGCCAAACACAGTCACTCAGAACATTGTTTTGGGTGGTTATGGCAAGGCGGGCATGTTTGATCAGATGGAGAAAGTGCTGTCCAGCATGCTGCAGAGCACTACATGCAAGCCTGATGTTTGGACAATGAACACAATCATCAGTGTTTTTGGTAACATGGGTCAGATTGATATGACGGAAAAATGGTATGAAAAATTCCGTTATTTTGGGATAGAACCAGAGACGCgcacttttaatattttgataggTGCCTATGGGAAGAAAAGAATGTATGACAAAATGTCATCTGTTATGGAGTATATGCGTAAGTTGCAATTTCCGTGGACGACCTCTACTTACAACAATGTGATTGAGGCATTTGCTGATGCAGGTGATGCGAAGCACATGGAATGTACATTTGATCAGATGCGTGCTGAGGGTATGAAAGCAGATACCAAAACTTTATGCTGCCTTATCAATGGTTATGCAAATGCTGGTCTCTTCCATAAAGTAATTAGCAGTGTTCGCTTGGCGGGAAAGCTTGAGATACCTGAGAATATCACCTTTTATAATGCGGTCTTATCTGCGTGTGCAAAGGCAGAGGATTTGATGGAAATGGAGAGAGTTTTCAAGCGTATGAAAGATAGCCAGTGTCAGCCAGATGACACAACATACACGATCATGATCGAGGCATATAGAAAAGAGGGTATGAATGACAAGATATACTATTTGGAGCAGGAAAAGCAGACGATGATGACTGATGATAAAAAAGCTAGCCAGTTTGAGAATGAAatcttaatttgatttttgatttatAGTTCAGACTGCTAATGCATCTGTATTCTATACCTCCATTTTCCGGGAGCGgctgtaaatttttgttttgacatGAAGTGACCAGTTGCTGAGTTGTGCTATCGAACTTCATTTTTCACGATGAATGACAGCTAGTCCTGCCTAACTTCTGTATGTTGTACaggttaaatttatgttttagcATCCATTTGATTCGCAGAAAAGAACTTAACATCTGCAGCTTTTGGTGTACAGATTTAATGAACTGATAGTAGagtttattagtttatttttgtcaatttaGAGCTCATGTTATATTGAAGTGCTGCCTTTCATTCCTGCTGCTTACCAGCCTTGTCTGAAGGAGGCTATGTTTGATGACAGGATTAGAAAGTGTTGCTAGAGCTCCAAACTATACATGGGTACATGCTTTTGTAATGTACTTAATTATAAGATATCTAGATTTCAGTATTATTATCGAGAGGGAAACTGAAATTAGTTGCATGGATGACAACCTTTGATCTGTCTAAATCACATTAGCGATCAAGTTTATTTAGGCTAGGGTGTTCATTGAATTTTGAAGGTCAACAGTAAGAGCGGTGCTGTGGAAATACTGAATTTTCAAGTTCAGGCTGAGCCAAATTAAGTTGATGTTCGGATGACATAGGTATTCTGTCCGAGTCTCAGTGGATCCTCTTCTAGCACTTCATCCGCCCACCATTTATTTTTACTGGTGGTTGTTAGGCAAAAAGACCAGTGTTCCTCTTGTCAAATGCAGTACTGGCAACTGATTTTCAACTGGTTACCAAATATCAATTCCTTATATGAATTTATGTGCATCATGTGACAAAAgatgtattttatgttttaatcttttgaagAACATAGAACCAAGTGAAATACCAATTGACCGAGTTTATTAGAGTTCTCTTTTACCGATAAATCTCATGCACCACACAGCACTAAAACCTACGGTAACTAAAGCAAATTATGGGTTATTGTCTCCGGTTTGGATGCCCAATTTTTTGGCTGAGTCGTATATGCCACGATGATGCAAGGAACTAATAAAATTCAGTATCTTACTTTGTACTAAAATAGGTTTACCTTTGTATTTGATCTACTTTCATCCTGTTTTAACAATATCTGATGGCTCATGGAAAGGGCTGTGTCCGTGTACCATTACTATACGGTAATTATGACTTTCACTAAAATTGTTGACCTAGAAATGGGTTTTAAGATTACTACCTTCAGACAACATAGTTCTCTATGACTTAATTTTTCATTCAGCTTGGCCCTATaaacagaaataaaattaattcagtGTACATCTTTAAACTGAAAAATAGGGTGTGCCAGGCCCGTGCTACAGTGCAACGCATGGGCGACACATGAGAGTCCCAATAGCAAGCTACTGTGATGGACTCTCCccattaaaaaagtaatttaatatcGTGTGGACCAATGGCCCACATATCAGATATTAAACTGATAAGAACAGATACTACACTTGATCTTAGCCAAAAGGCCGAGAAAGGTATGAGCTTTTAAGGCTCCAGAGttgtcttttataataaaatatcagGTCATTGTTTTCTCTTCTCAGCAATGTGAGACTTCATCGCTAGTATTTCTGCAACATCCACCAAATAGCCTTTCTCTTCTATTCAggttttgttcttgttctaaCGTTGGATCACGGATTCATGACCCAGTTAACACACGAGTAATCTGAAGCTACCTTCCTCAGCTCTCCAAGTCTTAAAGAAAAAGATTCCATTCAAATTCACTGCAAAGATGCACACATGAAGGATCATGTCAATTTGTTTACCTCAAACTTTCAACAGTAGCAAATTtgacaacaaaatcaaatacattGATATCAAGCATGCTGTTTTTGGActtaatataaatcatttttgcCACACCATGATAATCAATGTTACATTTTGTAAATGAAATATTTGTAGAAATAAAAACCACAAGCTAGCTAACATGAAATTGAAT
Protein-coding sequences here:
- the LOC100813729 gene encoding pentatricopeptide repeat-containing protein At3g06430, chloroplastic, with amino-acid sequence MASISLSFCSSIVPSRIPHDKSNKTHSHHNPTFPLIRFGISAPAVKKRHWKKGEFPATSQPSFPNDTRRKTPLKNLKKKFDKKNDAKAWVNTVTESLSERIHNKHWLQALQVFDMLREQTFYQPKEGTCMKLIVLLGKSGQPHRAHQLFTTMIEEGLEPTPELYTALLAAYCRSNMIDEAFSVLNEMKKLPLCQPDVFTYSTLIKVCVDAFKFDLVQLLYEEMAERSITPNTVTQNIVLGGYGKAGMFDQMEKVLSSMLQSTTCKPDVWTMNTIISVFGNMGQIDMTEKWYEKFRYFGIEPETRTFNILIGAYGKKRMYDKMSSVMEYMRKLQFPWTTSTYNNVIEAFADAGDAKHMECTFDQMRAEGMKADTKTLCCLINGYANAGLFHKVISSVRLAGKLEIPENITFYNAVLSACAKAEDLMEMERVFKRMKDSQCQPDDTTYTIMIEAYRKEGMNDKIYYLEQEKQTMMTDDKKASQFENEILI